The DNA window TTTCAATGTAAAAGATTCGGTTCGATTTCAGTAAATGGTTTCGctttcaaattcacatctttAAGTATTGGTTCATATAGGTTCATTTAGACTGTACATAGCAATTAGACTTATTGAGCCTGCATTAAAATAGAAATCTGGTTTGCGGCAGCTGGCATGACCAACTTATCAGGTTCAACCTAAGATTTGTCCCTGAACCACTAGAAAAAGTATTTAAACCGGGTTCAATCGGACTGCCCCATCTTTGCTGATTGATTCTGCTTTAGTCTTCAAAACTAGGGTTTGAGGTTTGGAAATGAAATTAAGATGTAGTTTTCATGGTTGTCGGTTCAACTGTAATAATGATATCCTCTTGTTTGCTAGAATCTTATTGTTtttataatctctctctctctctctctctctctctctctctctctaagcagAACCCCACaccatttttttaaaggaagtgacACAAAACCCTCCAATGGTGCTGGTGATTAGTGGAAGGCTTTTTGTATAAATACAGTCTAACAAAATCTTTCCCTCCTTTCAAAGTACAAATCATAGGAAGATCACATGGCCCTGCTTGTTCAATTATATAACATCCCATCATTCTAGCAGACCACCCTCCTCATCCTTCATTTTCAACCTTAGTTAGATCTTCCAGTACAACTCCCCATGAACCATAACCAGAAGACATCCAATGAACCTCATATCAACTCTTCTCATAACCATAGAGAAACAGGAAGCTCAGAATCATTCCCTCACCTTCTTCATTCTTTGCAACCACAAATCGATCCTCACACTTCGAAGCCTTCTAGCACCACTagtggtggttgtggtggtggtgatcCAGTAACTGTTAAGAAATTGAGCCACAACGCTAGTGAACGCGACCGTCGGAAAAGATTGAACGATTTGTTCTTCTCTCTTCGATCCCTACTTCCGGGAACTGATAGATCGGTATGAGTTTCTATTGTCTATTATCCTTTCCTTCTAACACATACTACTTAATTATCTCTATTGTTAAGTTCCTATAAGTCTCTACATCGGGCTATTCACTTCTTATGTGAAATTATTACTTCTATCTTCCGCGCGCGAACCCAACATTATACATATGTAAGATCTTAGTTGTCTAACTGCAGAAGAAACTGAGTATCCCAGGTACTGTGACATGTGCACTCAAGTACATACCGGAGCTACAAAAGCTGGTACAGAAGTTGatgcaaaggaaagaagagataCTATCAGTTATCTATGAACAAAGAGATGACCCTATCCATCCTCTTCATTATAAGCAAAGGAAAGGGGTTCGAACTTCTTTTCCAGTAGTCACTGCAAGTCAAGTGGATGAAAGAGAATATGTTATTCAGATTATTACATTGAAGTCCAAGAGCATCCCACTCTCTGTGGTCTTAGAAGATTTAGAGAAAGGgggtttccaagttttgaatgCTTCAGCTTTCACATCCTCTGGGAAGATGGTTTGCTACAACCTTCATCTTCAGGTTTTATTCTTCTCTCCACTCTTTTTACTattgaattttcattattattattaaggaCCCATTTCACTTGTTTCTCTCCTCACACCCCTAATTCATTTCTATTGTTTATTAAAATTTTGTGATGACTTAGATCAGTCCATTTTGGTAAAGAGTCATGATCATACACTTTGAtgcaatagaaaataaaattgaatggTCCTGGTACAACTAGACCAACACACTATATTGATATTACATGTTCTTAAGGGAAATTAGTTTACAATTCAAAC is part of the Macadamia integrifolia cultivar HAES 741 chromosome 9, SCU_Mint_v3, whole genome shotgun sequence genome and encodes:
- the LOC122088354 gene encoding transcription factor ORG2-like encodes the protein MNHNQKTSNEPHINSSHNHRETGSSESFPHLLHSLQPQIDPHTSKPSSTTSGGCGGGDPVTVKKLSHNASERDRRKRLNDLFFSLRSLLPGTDRSKKLSIPGTVTCALKYIPELQKLVQKLMQRKEEILSVIYEQRDDPIHPLHYKQRKGVRTSFPVVTASQVDEREYVIQIITLKSKSIPLSVVLEDLEKGGFQVLNASAFTSSGKMVCYNLHLQVKETRVWECEMLSQELMFMYQNQEELQTQCFNVHNLRRGLQTQL